In a genomic window of Lycium ferocissimum isolate CSIRO_LF1 chromosome 9, AGI_CSIRO_Lferr_CH_V1, whole genome shotgun sequence:
- the LOC132029688 gene encoding NADP-dependent malic enzyme-like isoform X1, with translation MISFTRPNFLRKALGQRGRIRVSVVMESTLKEISNGDSVLDIKDKCGVAGGVEDMYGEDRATEDQTITPWTFSVASGYSLLRDPHYNKGLAFTETERDAHYLRGLLPPNVSSQELQEKKVMQNLRQFQVPLQRYMAMMDLQERNERLFYKLLIDNVEELLPVVYTPTVGEACQKYGSIFRRPQGLFISLKEKGKVLEVLKNWPEKSIQVIVVTDGERILGLGDLGCQGMGIPVGKLSLYTALGGIRPSVCLPITIDVGTNNKKLLDDEFYIGLKQKRATGQEYAELLEEFMSAVKQNYGEKVLIQFEDFANHNAFELLAKYRTTHLVFNDDIQGTASVVLAGLIASLKLLGGTLADHTFLFLGAGEAGTGIAELIALEITKKTSVPVGEARKKIWLVDSKGLIVSSRVESLQHFKKPWAHDHEPVKELIDAVKAIKPTVLIGTSGVGKTFTKEVVEAMASLNPKPLIMALSNPTSQAECTAEEAYTWSKGHAIFASGSPFDPFEFEGRTFVSGQANNAYVFPGFGLGIIMSGTIRVHDDMLLAASEALAAEVTEDDYLKGRIYPPFTNIRKISANIAAAVAAKAYELGLATRLPRPSNLVKYAESCMYTPVYRTYR, from the exons ATGATCTCATTTACCAGACCTAATTTCCTG AGAAAGGCATTGGGCCAAAGAGGAAGAATAAGGGTCAGTGTAGTGATGGAGAGCACGTTGAAGGAAATATCAAATGGTGATTCAGTGCTTGACATAAAAGATAAATGTGGTGTTGCTGGTGGTGTTGAGGATATGTATGGGGAAGATAGAGCTACTGAAGATCAGACTATTACTCCATGGACTTTTTCTGTTGCTAG TGGATATAGTTTGTTACGTGATCCACATTACAACAAAGGGCTTGCCTTCACTGAGACAGAGAGAGATGCTCACTATCTGCGTGGTCTTCTACCTCCCAATGTTTCAAGCCAAGAACTTCAG GAAAAGAAAGTGATGCAGAATCTTCGCCAGTTTCAAGTTCCCCTACAAAGATACATGGCCATGATGGATCTTCAG GAAAGAAATGAAAGGTTATTTTACAAGCTTCTCATCGATAATGTTGAAGAACTATTGCCAGTTGTTTATACCCCAACAGTTGGTGAGGCTTGCCAGAAATATGGAAGCATTTTCAGGCGTCCTCAGGGTCTCTTTATCAGCTTAAAGGAAAA GGGAAAGGTTCTTGAGGTATTGAAAAACTGGCCTGAGAAGAGTATCCAAGTCATTGTTGTTACTGATGGAGAGCGGATACTAGGACTTGGTGATCTTGGCTGTCAG GGCATGGGCATTCCGGTTGGAAAGCTCTCTCTTTATACTGCTCTTGGGGGTATTCGTCCCTCAGTA TGTCTGCCTATAACCATTGATGTTGGCACGAACAATAAAAAATTACTGGATGACGAGTTCTACATTGGACTCAAGCAGAAAAGAGCTACGGGGCAG GAATATGCTGAACTTCTGGAGGAGTTTATGTCTGCAGTTAAGCAGAACTATGGAGAGAAAGTCCTCATTCAG TTTGAAGATTTTGCAAACCACAATGCATTTGAGCTTCTTGCAAAGTATCGCACGACACATCTTGTATTCAACGATGATATCCAG GGCACAGCATCTGTGGTTCTGGCCGGGCTTATTGCATCTCTAAAACTACTTGGTGGAACACTTGCTGACCACACTTTCTTATTCTTAGGTGCTGGAGAG GCTGGAACTGGTATTGCTGAGCTCATAGCACTTGAGATAACAAAAAAG ACTAGTGTTCCAGTAGGAGAGGCTCGAAAGAAGATTTGGCTGGTTGACTCTAAG GGACTGATCGTAAGTTCTCGTGTGGAGTCCCTTCAGCACTTCAAAAAGCCATGGGCTCATGATCACGAACCTGTTAAGGAACTTATAGATGCCGTGAAG GCAATAAAGCCAACTGTTCTAATAGGAACTTCCGGAGTTGGAAAAACATTTACGAAGGAAGTTGTCGAGGCTATGGCTTCTCTCAATCCG AAACCTCTTATTATGGCTTTGtcaaatccaacatcacaagctGAATGTACTGCTGAGGAAGCTTATACATGGAGTAAG GGTCATGCAATCTTTGCTAGTGGAAGCCCATTTGACCCTTTTGAGTTTGAGGGGCGGACTTTTGTGTCTGGCCAG GCCAATAACGCCTATGTATTCCCTGGATTTGGTTTGGGGATTATTATGTCTGGCACAATCCGTGTGCATGATGATATGCTACTAGCAGCCT CGGAAGCTTTGGCAGCTGAGGTGACTGAGGACGACTATTTAAAGGGACGGATCTACCCACCATTCACTAACATCAGAAAAATATCAGCAAATATAGCGGCTGCAGTAGCTGCTAAGGCATATGAACTTG
- the LOC132029688 gene encoding NADP-dependent malic enzyme-like isoform X2 → MESTLKEISNGDSVLDIKDKCGVAGGVEDMYGEDRATEDQTITPWTFSVASGYSLLRDPHYNKGLAFTETERDAHYLRGLLPPNVSSQELQEKKVMQNLRQFQVPLQRYMAMMDLQERNERLFYKLLIDNVEELLPVVYTPTVGEACQKYGSIFRRPQGLFISLKEKGKVLEVLKNWPEKSIQVIVVTDGERILGLGDLGCQGMGIPVGKLSLYTALGGIRPSVCLPITIDVGTNNKKLLDDEFYIGLKQKRATGQEYAELLEEFMSAVKQNYGEKVLIQFEDFANHNAFELLAKYRTTHLVFNDDIQGTASVVLAGLIASLKLLGGTLADHTFLFLGAGEAGTGIAELIALEITKKTSVPVGEARKKIWLVDSKGLIVSSRVESLQHFKKPWAHDHEPVKELIDAVKAIKPTVLIGTSGVGKTFTKEVVEAMASLNPKPLIMALSNPTSQAECTAEEAYTWSKGHAIFASGSPFDPFEFEGRTFVSGQANNAYVFPGFGLGIIMSGTIRVHDDMLLAASEALAAEVTEDDYLKGRIYPPFTNIRKISANIAAAVAAKAYELGLATRLPRPSNLVKYAESCMYTPVYRTYR, encoded by the exons ATGGAGAGCACGTTGAAGGAAATATCAAATGGTGATTCAGTGCTTGACATAAAAGATAAATGTGGTGTTGCTGGTGGTGTTGAGGATATGTATGGGGAAGATAGAGCTACTGAAGATCAGACTATTACTCCATGGACTTTTTCTGTTGCTAG TGGATATAGTTTGTTACGTGATCCACATTACAACAAAGGGCTTGCCTTCACTGAGACAGAGAGAGATGCTCACTATCTGCGTGGTCTTCTACCTCCCAATGTTTCAAGCCAAGAACTTCAG GAAAAGAAAGTGATGCAGAATCTTCGCCAGTTTCAAGTTCCCCTACAAAGATACATGGCCATGATGGATCTTCAG GAAAGAAATGAAAGGTTATTTTACAAGCTTCTCATCGATAATGTTGAAGAACTATTGCCAGTTGTTTATACCCCAACAGTTGGTGAGGCTTGCCAGAAATATGGAAGCATTTTCAGGCGTCCTCAGGGTCTCTTTATCAGCTTAAAGGAAAA GGGAAAGGTTCTTGAGGTATTGAAAAACTGGCCTGAGAAGAGTATCCAAGTCATTGTTGTTACTGATGGAGAGCGGATACTAGGACTTGGTGATCTTGGCTGTCAG GGCATGGGCATTCCGGTTGGAAAGCTCTCTCTTTATACTGCTCTTGGGGGTATTCGTCCCTCAGTA TGTCTGCCTATAACCATTGATGTTGGCACGAACAATAAAAAATTACTGGATGACGAGTTCTACATTGGACTCAAGCAGAAAAGAGCTACGGGGCAG GAATATGCTGAACTTCTGGAGGAGTTTATGTCTGCAGTTAAGCAGAACTATGGAGAGAAAGTCCTCATTCAG TTTGAAGATTTTGCAAACCACAATGCATTTGAGCTTCTTGCAAAGTATCGCACGACACATCTTGTATTCAACGATGATATCCAG GGCACAGCATCTGTGGTTCTGGCCGGGCTTATTGCATCTCTAAAACTACTTGGTGGAACACTTGCTGACCACACTTTCTTATTCTTAGGTGCTGGAGAG GCTGGAACTGGTATTGCTGAGCTCATAGCACTTGAGATAACAAAAAAG ACTAGTGTTCCAGTAGGAGAGGCTCGAAAGAAGATTTGGCTGGTTGACTCTAAG GGACTGATCGTAAGTTCTCGTGTGGAGTCCCTTCAGCACTTCAAAAAGCCATGGGCTCATGATCACGAACCTGTTAAGGAACTTATAGATGCCGTGAAG GCAATAAAGCCAACTGTTCTAATAGGAACTTCCGGAGTTGGAAAAACATTTACGAAGGAAGTTGTCGAGGCTATGGCTTCTCTCAATCCG AAACCTCTTATTATGGCTTTGtcaaatccaacatcacaagctGAATGTACTGCTGAGGAAGCTTATACATGGAGTAAG GGTCATGCAATCTTTGCTAGTGGAAGCCCATTTGACCCTTTTGAGTTTGAGGGGCGGACTTTTGTGTCTGGCCAG GCCAATAACGCCTATGTATTCCCTGGATTTGGTTTGGGGATTATTATGTCTGGCACAATCCGTGTGCATGATGATATGCTACTAGCAGCCT CGGAAGCTTTGGCAGCTGAGGTGACTGAGGACGACTATTTAAAGGGACGGATCTACCCACCATTCACTAACATCAGAAAAATATCAGCAAATATAGCGGCTGCAGTAGCTGCTAAGGCATATGAACTTG